The sequence below is a genomic window from Phoenix dactylifera cultivar Barhee BC4 chromosome 8, palm_55x_up_171113_PBpolish2nd_filt_p, whole genome shotgun sequence.
AACAACAATTATTGCAATAAAACAGTCGTCTACAGCATCAGACAACATCGTCGACCCTTAAAACATTACCTCAATAACAAACTCAGTAATTATCTGAAAGAAATCTTGAGTAGCCTGCCTGGTTAAGAATAAGTAGCTGCAGAGTCATTAGACTGGTGAAATGTTCGCCAATGAGTCGAAACACTTTACAAGAAGGTATGTGCACAATCTCATCAAGAATTTCTGGCTTGGAGGACAACATCTTAAATGCACACCTTTCATACATGAGAGAGAATGACTCCACTCCCCAATAAAGTGTAAAACAGAATAGAGGCAAATCCTATTAATCTTTCTAAGTCCCACCATTGCTCCAATTGTTGCTATCGAAGATTTAGCAGGCATCCTCTATGCTTAGAGAGTTCAGAACCAATAAAAATATCCAGTGCAATCACCTGCCATCCGCTGTCTATTTCTATTGGTTGAAACAGCATGATATGGGTGTAGGCGGGGTTCTCCATCTCGATACCCATACATATATCATTCTATTACAATATCAGTATGCCTCATATGGGTTAGTACGGCACACCCAAGTGTTAAAACATCTTCCATACTCACTCTCCCGCTGCATACCAATATAGCACAGTCGGTACGTATGGGAACAGACCGGTATGGCAAACCAAACCTTGGGTGTAGATGAACTGATACGGTTCTATTACATTATTCAATGTAATAGGATATCACGACTCAAAAGTCTCTTAaggcttaaaaaagaaaaagctagtAGCTTCCAAAATTTTATTTGGCCAAGTAGCAGCATCATAAAATTTTCTTCAGCACAACGGACTAGTTTCCTGAAACAGCGCTATGTAGGCATGAAAAGCTAAAAAGGCAACTTGTGTTACTTAGCCTGGCAGGAAGTAGATTTATAAAAATGTCTCAAAGTTAGATTTCACAAATAGGAGTTAAGCTTTAACAAAAAGTCCAGTTTCTGATGCAGATCTCATCAAACCGTGTACTGTGTTGCTGATGCAGATCATACATTGTAACGGTATTTAGCAAAGTTCAAATTTGCAAACAAACTTTAGTTTTCATGCAGAATTTTCTCTTCGAAATCAAACTCTGCATAATGCTTGACGTAACAAATTTTGCAAAGTCGAATTTAGTAGTCTGGACTTTAGAACTGTATGAGCTTGTCGAGGTTATGTTTTGGACACCTAGGACGATTGTACAACTTAAGATTGCACAAATATATGCTGTGCGAATGAGAAGTagattagggtttttttttcaaaaaaaaggaaaaagtaaaaataatacCTGGAAGACAGGGGGAAGCAAGGGTGTGAAGCAGATGGAGCAATCGAGGACGGCCGGGTCTATGCTGACGCTAATGCTCTCGTTGTTGTTCCCTCCTTCATGCAATTCTTGCCTCACTTGTGGTTCTATACCGTCCATTTTTCCTACTTCCGCTGCCTTTCCTTCCATCTTTGGCTGGTCCTGCacctctattttctttttttttttggttttggagACTTCAATCGTTCGACTTTCTTTATTCTTCTCCGGTGAAAGCGCTTCGACTTCGGTTTGACGACTCGGTAGAGCTGCGCCCGCACTAAAATCAAATGGTTCTCTGCCACGTGTTGCACGAAGCACTCGATTCCCGCGCCCCGCAGCCTTCATCATGCCGGGATTCGGATCTCGTTGGCTGCCGCCGGCTCGCAGGGGGGGGAACGAAGTACGGTAAAACTAAAGAAAGAAGGTAGGGCTAGCCAGTTCACGGGAGGGAAAAGCCAACGTCAtccttctatttttcttttattttatatgactattttgttatttttcctCTCTTTGTTTAATAATTGGATGctttttctaactttttttttaaaaaaataaagtatttATGTCATAATGCACGATATAATACTATTTAGTATGTGCAATACATGTGAAAGAATGCAGAGATTCTACAATTTATTGTAATAAAAGAGTTTGAGATGGAGTAAATCGGGAAGAGATACTTATGGTAATTGTGATGCATGCTCTCTTctatgaaaattaaaaaaaaaaacaaaatgcaaTGCATGCATGGGAGAAATTTcttataaggaaaaaaaaagtgatatCCTTGATATCACTTGTGGCTAGATTCAGTTCCTTGTAGTTATATGTAAGTATTAATATAGGATATAACTAGATACATGCGATACACAGAAAACTTTTTTAGAAACTTTAGGGTTTATTGTATGTATACTCTTCAAAATATACAAAACTGTATAAATATCCTCATATACTACTTATTTTGCgtgtataatatttttttctttctttttttatatatgcaCCCATACTATCCAATGatgttaaaaaataaacaatttaaatttaaaatgactaaaatattcttacagttagatgtgcaaaaagaaaactttataaAAAGATATACATGCAGATAGCAACTTTGTAAGAGTATTCGCACAATTACGCATATTTAGAAGGGCATacgcttaaaaaaaaattaagtaaaaataatttaattattcttaataaaaaaaggtgacaaaaaaatttaatattatcATGTTACATGATTTTACGTTAATATCAACTCTTATAGAATAAATCATAttacttttataaaattttcGCTTCAAAAACAAATAACTCAATATTTACAAAtcactaaaaaaatatttgactCATTTAaatatctataattaatttaaaaattgatatgctttaattttttaaaaataataaagaatataTAGATGTCATAGATTCAATGATGATAATTATATCAATATCAAATGAAGAACAAAATTACCAAAATGATCACCTAATATTCTAACTTGATCGAGTCAtattcttaaaaaagaaaattgacaaGCGGCCCAATCTTTTTCGAGTTAGCAAGTTTCAGCTGAGTtatgatcttttttttaataaattttatgaATGCAGTCCCttctaaatatgaaaaattgcaCAACTATTCTCAAAAAGTTGCTATTTTGAGTGTATATTCTGATaacttttttttgcatatttaccCACAAGGATATTTCAATCATTTTAGTTTTAAgctgtttattttttaatggtATTAGATAGCAcgagtacatatgcaaaaaaaaagaaatatatatatatatatatatatatatatatatatatatatatatatatatatatatatatatatatatatatatatatgcaaataaaaattttatgaaggcattcatgcaatttcatatatttaggagaatatacatgcaaaaatTTTACAACCTTATAAAAATAATACATAAGAGTTTAACCTCTCTTGTGGCAGGATTTAGGTACATAGAGCAATAGAAAATTTTACTTAAGCTTCAGTCTAGCTAAacttttatggttaaatttggAATTCACAAAGAAATACATGATGATAATTTTATAAATCCCAAAACTCTACCGGGGGTCTCAAAGTTTGTCATGAATTGAACTCTGCCTCATAGATGTAATTCATGCACTCTCTGTACAAGATGAGTGCGAGactcattaaatagacaaagAGAAACACAAATATTTTGATATTCATGTCTGACCCATGATTACTTCCTACACAATAAAGAATAAATAACATTACTGTATTATTATGGTTAGTTGATGTATACTCATCTtcacaaataaaaaagaaatccaTTCCACATTTATCCCTTTCTAGAGTAAACCAAGATACACATGAATATCTGAAACTCTGGTCATCTTATTTGTGATCAGCTACTGGCAAACCTCATTACTACCAGCTCTTGCATTTCAAATACAACAGTGGACATTGGGTTGCTATACTCATTTAACAAGAATCCAGCCCAACCCACCGCTACAAAATAGCATATGCAAAGCTTGGATATGGCAATGGCTCACCCCTCGTAGGCAGAGGCCATCAATCATTTGATTCTGGTAcgcaaaagaataaaaatcactACTACAGATGCAAAAAATTCATTAGATTGCAATCACTGCATTCTTGACAACAAAAGATTTAAGCATGTCTGCAGATTTGAAGATGACAGCCGTGATCCCAACAATTAATGAAAtgttagttaaaaaaaaaaaaaaccttgaagaatggtgacACCATCAAACAGGATTAAACAGTAAATGACCAGAGTCCCCATGAATCAATGTTGATTTATTATAAACCTGCATGCTGAACCAGCAAAAACATGGTAGGCCACATGCAAAGAATTTATAGAGTGATTCCCAAAGCTTTTCATATACATATGATACATCCCGAAGCTTTTCATATACAAATGACACATCCTTCGAGTTTCACTCATGACCAATATAATACAGCACCAGTTACAGAAATTCAATAGTTTGTCTAAGCTATTTACAACGTTTACAGATAATCTAAACAAATGATGCACAGTTTGAGTTTCACTCTTGAAGACATAATACAACACTAGTTACAGAGATTGAAGAGTTGGTCCAAGCTATTTAAAGTACCAAGAGATGATCTGAAATTAAACATAAGAGGACATGGTTAAATTGGAGCACAAGATTTGATTTCTGGTAGGCCACAGGCACAGAATTTATACAAAGATTCCTGAAGCTTTTCATATACAAATGATACATCCTTCCGAGTTTCACTCATGAAGATATAATACAGCACCAGTTACAGAAATTCAAGAGTTTGTCTAAACTATTTACAACGCTTTCAGATAATGATGCATAGTTCAAGTTTCACTCTTGAAGACATAATACAACACTAGTTACAGAGATTGAAGAGTTGGTCCAAGCTATTTACAGTACCTAGAGatgatctgaaattcaacataAAAGGGCATGGTTAATTTAGAGCACAAGATTTGATTTCTGAATACAAACATCCAGTAGCATTATTCCAGAGGAATAAAAAAAGTCATGGGGAACCAAAAGAAAAGCCTTGGTAGGATGAACCCCCTTCCATTCTTTAATATTTGTTGTGCAAGCCTTTAACAGGACAGAACTTTCCTCACCAGTTGCTGTAAGTTCATAAGAGAAATTGCCCTCTGGGGTGTCTGGTCGAATGCAGGCAATTGAAAGGGCATAACCCATGGCCACATCCCTATTgttaaggaggaggaagagatgaCCATCGTCGCCCTGGAGAACAAAAAATGGCTCCATTGGCTTCAAGTTAACTTTAAAGGGCTGACCATAGCAGAATCTCTTAGAAGACTTGCTATGTTTGCTACTAAAATGCGCTGATAGCATTACTGTGGACCCACTGAATGTGCAATCAGAAACAGGACAGTAGCATGGTGCATAAATACATGTTTCTTCATGATGATCTCTCTGAGTGTAGTTGATAGTTCTCCTGCAGCCATATTTGGCATGACGGCAAGAAATTTTGATAGACTCAATGATTTTCTCGAGTGCTAGATTGCGGCTGAAGCTGATTTCACAGGAGCAGAGGTAGCATTTATGATCAAGCTTGGACCAGCAAGAACAGCATGCAACATGCCCATTTGAACACTGAAGATTAAAAACATCAGTTGGGACATCCAACACATGTCCAGAAGAAATCATAAATGAGaattatatcataaataaaTACTGGAGTCAGACACAGGTATCTTTCACTGAAGGAGAAGCCACCACAGTGGTCGAGTGGCTTGCTTGATGGGAGAGACATGGTAAACAAGATAAGGAGTGATTGTTGAAAGGAGCGATAATTTTGAaatgcttctttcttttttgggttCAGCAATCCTTCTTGGTTGTGCAATGTGTGTGTgtgcttgtttttttttgggtaggGGGCGCAAGGGTGTAGGTTTCCAGACAAAACAAGTCTTACAGAAAGCCCCTGGTCTACCCTAAGCACTAGGCTTTACATTCCATGGTCTTTCAGCCAATTCAAGTTTCTTCATGGTCCACAATCTTCAAATCCATGATCATCTCAGTAGGATTTGAACACATGACCTCCTTTGAGCAGAGGAGAGGCATAACTTCTTGGTCTAAACCCAATGTCCGAAGTACAATTGCCGTTAAGAACGGTTGACTTTATTGTGATAAATAGACACAGAATAAATACTTGTATGGTTAAAAGAAAATCAGTCAAGAAGTGTATATCAAAGAGAGGAGGGGTGGGGGTTTTGGATTCGAGATTTAATGAAGAGTCCCATCATTACCAATGGTAACTCCCGATGGTCAGTGCCAACCATGATAGTAACTGACACCCCATAGAGAATTACCGACATCATCCTAAGAAACATGATGGAATCTGTTAATTTGTGAACAAAAGCCAATCTGTGCTTCCTTAACCAGTCAATCCCAAAAAtatttaagttttgatttgAGGGCCTCTAGGCTGTCTAACCATATATAGGCCTACAGGCCAAACAAGACAAAACTGGCGATATCATCAATCACACAAATGTTCATGATTCCAATTTGATCTGCATTTCTTCATTTGTCATTATTGATCATTCAGAGTCAGTTCAGCAAACCTTCTTCTGGTACCAATCTTGTTGGTTTGGTGAGTCTTACTCTTCTCTGTGAGTCACCACATTGTTATTATCTTTTACGTTTCCCAGACCCCACAATTTAGCCTGGAGTACCTGCACTTGATACTTAAACACATGTTGGTAGGACACTTGGACATGCCTCCATAAGAAGAAATTCTTAGATATTAAAAGGTTCTGATGCTTAGACATACACTTGGATCCgacatgcaaatataagtccaTATAACATAGGCTATCTTCAGTTATTTGTGACAAACTATGCCGATTCCATACCCATCCACATGTTTGACATCCTTGGAAGTCAGAACCACCTCTCAGAATTCCTTATAGACTCCTTCACCATTACACAAACATcccttttctattgaatatccaACAATTAAAGAAATAAGTTTTCCACTCtctaaaaaagaacaaaagtaTCTCATATGACTTGATATGTAAACAGACTGTGTTATAATACAGGTCTGAACTATTCGTAGTGAAATGACAAAATGACAttaaacatgaagaagagtatTTTTGGTCATTTTAGTAGTGCAGCATGTCATCATCACTACATATGCTCAAAACTTGTGATGCATTAAGCACCTTTCAGATTACCAAGTGCTTTTTCCATTGAGTGCATGGATagagagaaaaatatttttagaaatccaaaaaaaagcATGTTCAACAATTCCTCTAATAACTGTATTAATAGATATTCCAGCCATAATTCTATCTATCAAAATTATACTATAGTCAGTCTAGATTAAGAAATCATCCTATTACTCATAATCTACAATTTTGATTTGTctaaaaatcaatttttttttttttttgacaattttTAACTCTGCATCTAGTGGAACAAAACATAAGCTGGTAGAGGTAAGATGCCAAAATTCAAGGTGGGCCATATAAATTGATAATACACAACCTCCAATGTTGATATAAAAACACATAAAAACTAGAAGCTAGGAGGGTGAGCACATATAAATCATACACTAGATCAAATCATTAGATCTTTCCCATTAAAACTATTAATTATGTAATTGCACAATGTATAAGATATGGAAAAAGAAGATGATTCAATGACTAAAAGAACAGCTATGCAAAATAAATTTCCAAGTATGTAATCCATGGCTGATCTCTGAAGTCCCATTTGATGCAAGCTGTGAAGATAATAGTCTAGAAATTCTCATACAAGCTTGACCCTGAATTTGAAAAATACCTGAAGGAGGGTGTGTGAGAGATATACCGATAATAGCTCCtcagtcttgggtgatagatgAGGCTCTATTGTAGTTCTCCTCTTTATACCAAGGCAGTCCAGAGCCAACCTTATTTTGGTTCAACTTCCTCAAAAATCACCAAAAAATTTATCTTATTCAACATTAAACAGTAGAAGTGACCATTGGAAGCCAATCTTTTAATCTGTCATCTTGTACATGCAATAGACCTATGGACTCAACAACATCCTTGAGCCTCTGGTGTCCCAACATCCTTAGATGTTGAAACCATCTTCAATTAGATTTGACCATAAAATGCGCTTCATGATTTATACCCTCCACCATTTTTTTATTGCAAGCATAAATTTTCCTGAGTTAATTGCCATAAACATTTTCTGGGCCTACCTTTTACAACGCACCAACTCTTAGTTCCATGACAATCCACATTTTGCACACTCAATTCACCATTCCCATAATTATTTGCTTCAATGAATTTTATAATGACTTTAGGTTCTAGTCACAAGTTTTATCCATCTTTTTCCTTCTATtccaaaaccaaaaccaaatAATCATTCGACACGTGCTCTCAACTTTTTCCAGCTAATTAAGGACTCCTCCTGAAATACAACCAGTCCTAGATTCTCAAATCATCCTAATCTGACCTAAAACATAAGTTTACTTTTATCTACTTGTCCACAATCGTTTGTTGCTAAGATATTTCTACTCAGTACATGCAATCGTCCCATAAATGGCTACAGTTCATGATGAAGACTGACAAGTATAATTAATggaatgttaaagaaaattgttAATTCACAACATTGAGGCCCCTAGGCATTACTAATGCACTGTCATAACCATAAAGACCTGGGATTCATAAGCTAATAATAATATTTCAAATACTATTAGATCAGGTTAACTGGAAACATGCACACAGCACGTGACTTTCCTTTAAAACTTAGAACCCTAAAATCTACCCAGAGTTGAAACTacaaatgaaatatatttcaaacataGAAGGATCCATACAATAGGATTGTTGAGAACTCCTGAATCTAACTCTTAGATGAAGCATTAACCAACCGCCCTTTGATCCCGCCCACAGGTCCAAATGATGACGGGCACAAAGTAGTCAATTTACCAAAAGAGGATGACAAGCCACTAAAATGCTGCGAATAAGAACAAAAATCCCAAACTCCTCGATTTCCAAACGATAAATCTCTTTTTCCCAATTTCGTTCTTAataaaagaaatcatttagtcTCAAATTTATCTTAGAATTGATGATTTGATCAATTTCTGTTTTAGGATTAGGAAAAGGGGATCGGGGTAATCTAACCTGCAATAGAGGCGGGCGCAAGGGCTCATAGCAGATGCAGCAATCAAGAACATCAGGATCTATCCTAACGCTAATTCCATCGCCGTTCTCCTTCCCAGAAGATATACCCCCATCTCCTTGCTccgcctccttcttctcctcttcttccacctctcccccttctcctccttcctcctccccgGCCGccacctccgcctcctcctccccttctacCTCATTTCCCATCTCCCTCTTTCCTTTCGTCTTTGATTTCTTGCCCTTTTTGGGACTTCTTCGATCGATCTCCTCCGCTCCTccgctcctcttcttcctcctcccgtcacccatctcctcctcctcgtcttcCAACGAGAACCTCGCCATGACCTCAGCCCGTTCGATCGAAATCCTTAACGAAATAAAATGGAGGCCTGAAGGTCTCGCCCTTCTCTTCGTTCTCCGTGGGTGGTTTCGAGTGCTTCGAGCCTTTCACCGGCGAAGCGGAGGGGTATCAGCGCCTCGACGTCCCAGCGGTTAATCATCACACGTAGCCAATAAGCCGTTGAATTAATCACAGCCGTCCAACTTCAATACTTTTCTTGATtgttttatataatatattaactaATTTTAGTTTCTTATGGAAGACTAGAAGCAATTTTACCGCGAGAAATTTCTTCATTGTGCTAGTTTAATTGGAAGATGAGAATAATTAGAATGGCTAAATTGAAATTAACAGTTGATGATATGGAAAAGCAGGCAAAGAAGGCCACTTTGAAACAGAGAAGGCATAAATGTTCAAGCATGAAATGGATTACTAAATTTAAGAGGATTTGAGGATATAAGTCTCTTATAATGGATTTCTATGTCTCCAACACTAAAAATAGGGGGAAAAAGtttaaatttgcaaattttgtGACATGCTTTAATAAAGCTTGGTAATTAGATATCATGGTCAGAAATAATTGGAAGGATGCAGATTAGATTTCATGAGGAAAAATTACCTTTAATAGCAATTAATATTTACAAACTGTATGAAGTGGctgataaaataaatatatttctgaAAGTTGGAAAGGTAAAGGAGCAGCCGAAGGATGATCCTGGAGTTGAATGGACCATATGAAATGAACCCGCGCTTGTTCCAATGATCATACCCTAGCTATTGCTTAGCAATCAGAGATTCAGAATTTGAAGTTCTGATGGTGCTTTTACGTCAGAACTCTGAAAACATCTTTTGCTGTCACGTTTAATCTTTTTATCATGTTCAGCCATTCGAATCTCTGCTGGCGAACTGCCAAATCAGATTTGATCTTCGCTGGATGATGTCCTTCACATTAAAAGAGATTAGACTACATAAAGTAGATTACCGGTCATCACCATCCCCATCATATATGGAGTTGCCATTAGCAAAACTTGACTTGAAAAATAATGAAGGGAAAAATTCTCATCAATGGTACGATATATATCACGAGGTAATAAGCAAACAATAACAAAGACTAAACCCATCTGGCTAAGGGAAATCACGCGAAAAACAAGACAATATCATTAAACTAAAACAGGTTACATGGGACATATATAACTTTGGCGTGAAAACTCTATTTACAACCAACAAATTCTATCAATGACATAGAACCCAAGGCACTGCCAACCGAAAACCCTATCAATGACATAGAACCCAAGGCACTGCCCACAGGGAACCGAGATCGAAGAGTGATGCATTCGCGAAACAAACACTGCTGGGCCTTCATTGAAGGAGCGTCaggagaagatgaagatgaacagAAGACCTCTTCGTCCACCAGACATCCCTCCTGTCGGCCATTTGGAGCACGCCTGCATCCTCCGGCTTCCTAATGGAACAACACCAGGATCGATGGGCCCTTCCTTGAGAATCCCAGCCTGCCGCCGAACCTCCCCCAGTTGCATCCAGCTCTTGCCATCAGGCTTCAGCTAGAGCCCTAGGAGATTTGACGGCAGCTGCAGGCTCGAACCCCCTACGGCTCCACCAATGGACCGCCCGAGCGGCGATGATAGAACGACTGGGATGAGG
It includes:
- the LOC103722981 gene encoding putative E3 ubiquitin-protein ligase SINA-like 9 isoform X1; its protein translation is MARFSLEDEEEEMGDGRRKKRSGGAEEIDRRSPKKGKKSKTKGKREMGNEVEGEEEAEVAAGEEEGGEGGEVEEEEKKEAEQGDGGISSGKENGDGISVRIDPDVLDCCICYEPLRPPLLQCSNGHVACCSCWSKLDHKCYLCSCEISFSRNLALEKIIESIKISCRHAKYGCRRTINYTQRDHHEETCIYAPCYCPVSDCTFSGSTVMLSAHFSSKHSKSSKRFCYGQPFKVNLKPMEPFFVLQGDDGHLFLLLNNRDVAMGYALSIACIRPDTPEGNFSYELTATGEESSVLLKACTTNIKEWKGVHPTKAFLLVPHDFFYSSGIMLLDVCIQKSNLVL
- the LOC103722981 gene encoding E3 ubiquitin-protein ligase SINA-like 10 isoform X2, with translation MARFSLEDEEEEMGDGRRKKRSGGAEEIDRRSPKKGKKSKTKGKREMGNEVEGEEEAEVAAGEEEGGEGGEVEEEEKKEAEQGDGGISSGKENGDGISVRIDPDVLDCCICYEPLRPPLLQCSNGHVACCSCWSKLDHKCYLCSCEISFSRNLALEKIIESIKISCRHAKYGCRRTINYTQRDHHEETCIYAPCYCPVSDCTFSGSTVMLSAHFSSKHSKSSKRFCYGQPFKVNLKPMEPFFVLQGDDGHLFLLLNNRDVAMGYALSIACIRPDTPEGNFSYELTATDHL
- the LOC103722981 gene encoding E3 ubiquitin-protein ligase SINA-like 10 isoform X3, giving the protein MARFSLEDEEEEMGDGRRKKRSGGAEEIDRRSPKKGKKSKTKGKREMGNEVEGEEEAEVAAGEEEGGEGGEVEEEEKKEAEQGDGGISSGKENGDGISVRIDPDVLDCCICYEPLRPPLLQGDDGHLFLLLNNRDVAMGYALSIACIRPDTPEGNFSYELTATGEESSVLLKACTTNIKEWKGVHPTKAFLLVPHDFFYSSGIMLLDVCIQKSNLVL